Proteins found in one Magnolia sinica isolate HGM2019 chromosome 5, MsV1, whole genome shotgun sequence genomic segment:
- the LOC131246540 gene encoding uncharacterized protein LOC131246540 isoform X1 produces the protein MKTKTVNDDPSDFAKKPPGFLSLFENARLQDCLFIGSCSQKMGKAVAICQVGGEFVTNNDGSMSYTGGEAYAIPVVPNMKFDEFKSDIAEMCNRDASTLLIKYFLPSNRRIPITVSNDKHMQCMIDFHEDSATIDVFVLDGETIAQNADKMDNNRANRATSKTSRPTSRTTKGAAATDSITQAPTNVDSDGRGRRTTVPDPVASNAVMDDPARGDSIAGRTKSKITSNAATVTDPTTPISTIPAVGNDKQPAQYSSPVNTLFDVGKEFNSVSDFRDALRRYAIAKGYAFATICSTQSRVTAKCRAEGCPWRVHASRITPTKRFKIRKMNNVHKCGGGVGKDHHPNASKNWIASIIKDKLRDKPQYTGKEIVNDIYQEYGVNVKYDKARRGKVVAQKQLQDSQSDIYSQLPWFCNRIKETNPGSLVTLTTTDKLSFHCLFVSFHASRHGFDNGCRPLILLDGTSLREKWRGTLLAAVSVDGDDAVFPIAFAIVDFESYDNWLWFLTELKSAVSTNRTITFVSDRRNSLEEAVPQVFEDSYHAYSLHHLTEYFKRVLKGPSQPMKDTLADEIKRAAYSCSITDFNACIGNIRNFSHDVASWVLLESKPEHWSNAFFKGLRYDHLSSNVAELFYSWISEERDLSIIHMIDMIRCKMMEMIYARREASSTWSTILTPSMEQRLELEIYNSHSLSVLFLSGSVFEVRDDSVNIVDIETRDCTCQRWKMSGLPCVHAAAVFDRTGRNTYDYCSRYFTVDCYRSTYSESIHPIPGIGNPISEDSNAEIIVRPPSPPPARPKSKQTKLLDPSRRLLLHVNCGRCGRSGHNRRKCREVVE, from the exons ATTGCTTGTTCATAGGTAGTTGCAGTCAGAAAATGGGGAAAGCTGTTGCTATTTGCCAGGTTGGTGGCGAGTTTGTAACAAACAACGATGGATCTATGTCATATACTGGTGGAGAAGCATATGCAATACCGGTTGTTCCCAACATGAAATTCGATGAATTCAAGTCAGATATAGCTGAAATGTGCAATCGTGATGCAAGTACCTTATTGATAAAGTACTTCCTCCCAAGCAACAGAAGGATTCCGATCACAGTATCCAACGACAAGCACATGCAGTGCATGATTGATTTTCACGAGGATTCAGCGACAATAGATGTTTTCGTATTGGATGGGGAGACTATTGCTCAGAATGCTGATAAAATGGATAACAACCG GGCAAACAGAGCCACAAGTAAAACAAGTAGACCCACAAGTAGGACGACAAAAGGGGCTGCAGCCACTGACTCAATCACGCAAGCTCCTACAAATGTCGACAGTGATGGGAGAGGAAGGAGAACTACAGTCCCTGATCCAGTGGCTTCAAATGCTGTCATGGATGACCCTGCCAGGGGTGATAGCATTGCGGGTAGGACCAAGAGCAAGATTACATCAAATGCTGCTACAGTCACTGACCCAACCACCCCAATTTCCACCATCCCTGCCGTTGGCAATGATAAGCAGCCAGCTCAATACAGTTCACCAGTAAACACTCTCTTTGATGTGGGCAAAGAATTTAATAGTGTCAGTGACTTCCGTGATGCATTGCGTAGGTATGCCATTGCAAAAGGGTATGCATTTGCGACCATTTGTAGTACTCAATCCCGTGTGACTGCCAAATGTCGAGCTGAAGGCTGCCCATGGCGGGTGCATGCTTCCAGAATAACACCCACGAAGAGGTTCAAGATTAGAAAGATGAACAATGTGCACAAATGTGGAGGTGGGGTTGGAAAAGACCACCATCCGAATGCATCAAAAAACTGGATTGCGAGCATTATAAAAGACAAGCTACGAGATAAGCCACAGTATACGGGAAAGGAAATCGTGAATGACATATATCAGGAGTATGGAGTCAATGTCAAATATGATAAGGCGCGGCGTGGGAAGGTGGTGGCCCAGAAGCAGCTTCAAGACTCCCAGTCAGACATTTATAGTCAGTTGCCTTGGTTCTGCAATAGGATAAAGGAGACAAATCCTGGTAGTCTTGTAACTCTGACAACAACAGACAAGTTGAGTTTTCACTGCCTTTTTGTCTCATTCCATGCTTCACGGCATGGGTTTGATAATGGTTGCCGCCCCCTCATTCTTCTCGATGGAACATCTCTAAGAGAGAAATGGCGAGGGACATTGTTAGCTGCAGTATCAGTTGATGGGGATGATGCCGTCTTTCCCATTGCCTTTGCTATAGTGGATTTTGAATCCTATGATAATTGGCTTTGGTTTTTGACAGAATTGAAATCAGCCGTGTCAACAAATCGGACCATAACATTTGTATCTGATAGACGCAACAGTTTAGAGGAGGCTGTGCCGCAGGTTTTCGAGGACAGCTATCATGCCTATTCTCTGCATCACCTTACCGAGTACTTCAAGCGGGTGTTGAAGGGCCCATCACAGCCGATGAAGGATACACTGGCCGATGAGATTAAACGTGCTGCTTACTCATGCAGCATTACCGATTTCAATGCTTGCATTGGCAACATCCGGAATTTCTCACACGATGTCGCATCCTGGGTCTTGTTGGAAAGCAAGCCTGAACATTGGTCAAATGCATTCTTTAAGGGCTTGCGATATGACCACCTATCATCGAATGTTGCAGAGTTGTTCTACAGTTGGATATCAGAGGAGCGCGACCTATCAATAATACATATGATCGACATGATACGGTGTAAGATGATGGAGATGATTTATGCCCGTCGAGAGGCTTCAAGCACATGGTCGACGATTCTCACACCTTCAATGGAGCAAAGACTAGAGTTAGAGATATACAATTCACACTCGCTCAGCGTGTTGTTTTTGTCAGGGAGCGTGTTCGAAGTCCGTGATGATTCAGTCAACATTGTGGACATCGAGACACGGGATTGTACATGCCAGAGATGGAAGATGTCTGGGTTGCCATGCGTTCACGCAGCTGCAGTTTTCGATCGTACAGGTAGAAATACTTATGATTACTGCTCAAGATACTTCACAGTCGATTGTTACCGTTCTACATATTCAGAATCTATCCACCCAATACCAGGTATAGGAAATCCTATAAGTGAAGATTCCAACGCCGAAATAATTGTTCGTCCACCCAGTCCACCACCTGCAAGGCCAAAATCGAAGCAGACAAAATTGCTTGATCCAAGTAGGAGGCTattgcttcatgtaaattgcGGTAGGTGTGGTCGTTCTGGGCACAATAGGAGAAAGTGCAGAGAGGTGGTGGAATAG
- the LOC131246540 gene encoding uncharacterized protein LOC131246540 isoform X2 yields the protein MGKAVAICQVGGEFVTNNDGSMSYTGGEAYAIPVVPNMKFDEFKSDIAEMCNRDASTLLIKYFLPSNRRIPITVSNDKHMQCMIDFHEDSATIDVFVLDGETIAQNADKMDNNRANRATSKTSRPTSRTTKGAAATDSITQAPTNVDSDGRGRRTTVPDPVASNAVMDDPARGDSIAGRTKSKITSNAATVTDPTTPISTIPAVGNDKQPAQYSSPVNTLFDVGKEFNSVSDFRDALRRYAIAKGYAFATICSTQSRVTAKCRAEGCPWRVHASRITPTKRFKIRKMNNVHKCGGGVGKDHHPNASKNWIASIIKDKLRDKPQYTGKEIVNDIYQEYGVNVKYDKARRGKVVAQKQLQDSQSDIYSQLPWFCNRIKETNPGSLVTLTTTDKLSFHCLFVSFHASRHGFDNGCRPLILLDGTSLREKWRGTLLAAVSVDGDDAVFPIAFAIVDFESYDNWLWFLTELKSAVSTNRTITFVSDRRNSLEEAVPQVFEDSYHAYSLHHLTEYFKRVLKGPSQPMKDTLADEIKRAAYSCSITDFNACIGNIRNFSHDVASWVLLESKPEHWSNAFFKGLRYDHLSSNVAELFYSWISEERDLSIIHMIDMIRCKMMEMIYARREASSTWSTILTPSMEQRLELEIYNSHSLSVLFLSGSVFEVRDDSVNIVDIETRDCTCQRWKMSGLPCVHAAAVFDRTGRNTYDYCSRYFTVDCYRSTYSESIHPIPGIGNPISEDSNAEIIVRPPSPPPARPKSKQTKLLDPSRRLLLHVNCGRCGRSGHNRRKCREVVE from the exons ATGGGGAAAGCTGTTGCTATTTGCCAGGTTGGTGGCGAGTTTGTAACAAACAACGATGGATCTATGTCATATACTGGTGGAGAAGCATATGCAATACCGGTTGTTCCCAACATGAAATTCGATGAATTCAAGTCAGATATAGCTGAAATGTGCAATCGTGATGCAAGTACCTTATTGATAAAGTACTTCCTCCCAAGCAACAGAAGGATTCCGATCACAGTATCCAACGACAAGCACATGCAGTGCATGATTGATTTTCACGAGGATTCAGCGACAATAGATGTTTTCGTATTGGATGGGGAGACTATTGCTCAGAATGCTGATAAAATGGATAACAACCG GGCAAACAGAGCCACAAGTAAAACAAGTAGACCCACAAGTAGGACGACAAAAGGGGCTGCAGCCACTGACTCAATCACGCAAGCTCCTACAAATGTCGACAGTGATGGGAGAGGAAGGAGAACTACAGTCCCTGATCCAGTGGCTTCAAATGCTGTCATGGATGACCCTGCCAGGGGTGATAGCATTGCGGGTAGGACCAAGAGCAAGATTACATCAAATGCTGCTACAGTCACTGACCCAACCACCCCAATTTCCACCATCCCTGCCGTTGGCAATGATAAGCAGCCAGCTCAATACAGTTCACCAGTAAACACTCTCTTTGATGTGGGCAAAGAATTTAATAGTGTCAGTGACTTCCGTGATGCATTGCGTAGGTATGCCATTGCAAAAGGGTATGCATTTGCGACCATTTGTAGTACTCAATCCCGTGTGACTGCCAAATGTCGAGCTGAAGGCTGCCCATGGCGGGTGCATGCTTCCAGAATAACACCCACGAAGAGGTTCAAGATTAGAAAGATGAACAATGTGCACAAATGTGGAGGTGGGGTTGGAAAAGACCACCATCCGAATGCATCAAAAAACTGGATTGCGAGCATTATAAAAGACAAGCTACGAGATAAGCCACAGTATACGGGAAAGGAAATCGTGAATGACATATATCAGGAGTATGGAGTCAATGTCAAATATGATAAGGCGCGGCGTGGGAAGGTGGTGGCCCAGAAGCAGCTTCAAGACTCCCAGTCAGACATTTATAGTCAGTTGCCTTGGTTCTGCAATAGGATAAAGGAGACAAATCCTGGTAGTCTTGTAACTCTGACAACAACAGACAAGTTGAGTTTTCACTGCCTTTTTGTCTCATTCCATGCTTCACGGCATGGGTTTGATAATGGTTGCCGCCCCCTCATTCTTCTCGATGGAACATCTCTAAGAGAGAAATGGCGAGGGACATTGTTAGCTGCAGTATCAGTTGATGGGGATGATGCCGTCTTTCCCATTGCCTTTGCTATAGTGGATTTTGAATCCTATGATAATTGGCTTTGGTTTTTGACAGAATTGAAATCAGCCGTGTCAACAAATCGGACCATAACATTTGTATCTGATAGACGCAACAGTTTAGAGGAGGCTGTGCCGCAGGTTTTCGAGGACAGCTATCATGCCTATTCTCTGCATCACCTTACCGAGTACTTCAAGCGGGTGTTGAAGGGCCCATCACAGCCGATGAAGGATACACTGGCCGATGAGATTAAACGTGCTGCTTACTCATGCAGCATTACCGATTTCAATGCTTGCATTGGCAACATCCGGAATTTCTCACACGATGTCGCATCCTGGGTCTTGTTGGAAAGCAAGCCTGAACATTGGTCAAATGCATTCTTTAAGGGCTTGCGATATGACCACCTATCATCGAATGTTGCAGAGTTGTTCTACAGTTGGATATCAGAGGAGCGCGACCTATCAATAATACATATGATCGACATGATACGGTGTAAGATGATGGAGATGATTTATGCCCGTCGAGAGGCTTCAAGCACATGGTCGACGATTCTCACACCTTCAATGGAGCAAAGACTAGAGTTAGAGATATACAATTCACACTCGCTCAGCGTGTTGTTTTTGTCAGGGAGCGTGTTCGAAGTCCGTGATGATTCAGTCAACATTGTGGACATCGAGACACGGGATTGTACATGCCAGAGATGGAAGATGTCTGGGTTGCCATGCGTTCACGCAGCTGCAGTTTTCGATCGTACAGGTAGAAATACTTATGATTACTGCTCAAGATACTTCACAGTCGATTGTTACCGTTCTACATATTCAGAATCTATCCACCCAATACCAGGTATAGGAAATCCTATAAGTGAAGATTCCAACGCCGAAATAATTGTTCGTCCACCCAGTCCACCACCTGCAAGGCCAAAATCGAAGCAGACAAAATTGCTTGATCCAAGTAGGAGGCTattgcttcatgtaaattgcGGTAGGTGTGGTCGTTCTGGGCACAATAGGAGAAAGTGCAGAGAGGTGGTGGAATAG